In Solirubrobacterales bacterium, the DNA window CTACGCCAGCTCCCGTTTGACGATCTTGCCGGTGGCATTGCGCGGCAGCTCCGCAACAAAAACCACGTCCCGGGGCGTCTTGTAGGAGGCCAGATTGGCCTTGACGAAGGACCGGATCCCCGGTTCGTCGATACCGCCCTGGCGTCGCAGCACGACGAATGCCCGCAGCGCCTGACCGAAGCGTTCGTCCTCGACCCCGATCACCGCCACCTCCTCGACCTCGATGTGCCCGGCGATCAGATCCTCGACCTCGGCGGGGAAGATGTTCTCCCCACCGGAGACGATCATCTCGTCGTCGCGACCGTCGATCACGAGCCGACCGCTCTGGTCGAAATGCCCGATGTCGCCGCTGGAGACGAAACCGTCCAGCCGCTCCTTGTCCTTGCCGCCGGTGTAGCCCTCGAACACCATCTCGTTGCTGATGAAGATCCGGCCGGTCTCTCCCCGGGCGACCTCACGACCGTCGTCGCCCACGAGGCGAATCGTGGTTCCACGCGGAATCCAGCCCGCGGTGGCCGGGTCATCCCGCAGGTCCTCGGGACCGGCGATCGAGGCGAAGGCGACCTCGGTCGAACCGTAGAGGCTGTAGAGGTTGTCCCCGTAGCGATCCATCCAGCGGGTCGCGAGGCCGCCGGGCAGGGCCGAGCCGGAGAGCGTGGTGATCCGGAGCTGCCCGGCGCGGAAGTCCCGGCTGTCCTCCTCGTCCAGCTCGAGGATCCGCTGCAGCATCACCGGTACGGCGACCAGCACCTCGGCCCGGTGGCGATCGACCAGTTCCATCGTCCTGGCCGGGTCGAATCGCCGGTCCATCACCAGTCTCGCGCCGAGTGAGAGACCGATCACCGAGTTGATGAAGCCCCATGAATGGAACATCGGTGCAGCCATCACCATGGTCTGCCCGGACCGATGCGGCACCCGGTCCAGCAGAGCGAGGAACATGCCGAGCCCCTCGGGGCTCGATCGCTGGGCGCCCTTGGGGGTGCCGGTGGTGCCCGAGGTGAGAATCACGTAGCGGGAAGCGCGATCGGGCAGCGGCAGATCGGAATCGTCCTCGCCGGCGATCAACTGGTCGAGTCCGGCGACGAACCGGTCCGGAATCCTTCCGGTGTCCCGGCGTTCCGCGAAACCGCAGACCCTGGTCACCGTTTCCGGGATCCCGGAGAGCAGCCCGGAGAACTCCTCGTCGGCGACCAGCAGCTTCGGGTCCTCCCGCTCGACCACCTCGGCCAGCTGCGGCCCGGAAAACATCGTGTTGAGGAAGATCACGGTGGCACCGAGCTTGGATGCGGCGAGATTGGACTCGATGAACCCCCGATGGTTACGACACATCAGGGCGATACGTTCGCCGGGCTCCACCCCGCGGGCGGCGAACGCCCGGGCCAGTGCGTTGGTTCGCCGGTCAACTTCGGCGAAGGTGAGCGACCCGATCTCGTCAACGATGTACTCGCTGTCGGGCCGCTTGATCCGGGCGATCCGGATCGCCGAGGCGGGAGTTGCCCCCCCTCGCCTCAGGGTGGCGAGGACCCGGGCGGCCCGGTCGGGCCGGAGCCCGCCGATCATCCCCGTGTCCCGCATCACCCTCAGCTCGAAGGCGGAATCGGCGACTTTGCGGGAGATGGACTGGGCGTTCATGGAGAAACCATATGTGACACGAATCCGTGCCGTGGCCCCGATCCCCAGATGTGGGACCCGCAGCCCGCCAACCGGCAGGGGCTCGGCCCCATCACCACGTTCGTGGTGGTACCGCAACTTTCTTTCCAGATCCGGTTTGCTAGTTTGCCGCATCACAAACAGTGCGGTACGGGGAGGAGCCCCTCCCCGGAACACGAAACTACGGGGGAAAGTTCGATGCGAGATACCAGGGTCTTCGCGAGGTTCACCGGCAGGTGGACATCGTCGGCCATGCTGGTTGCATTTCTGGTTGTTGGTGCGGTATTGATCGGATTCTCGTCCCCGGCAGACGCCGCGGACCCGGTCGTCAATCCCGGTTCCAACTTCAAGGCCACGGTCAGCGGCGGCCAGCTCAAGGTGAACACCAAGCTCGATCTGGACGTCGGGACGATGAGTCCGGCCCCGCGGATCGATGACATCACGGTCGATGCCAACGGCAACCTGTCCGCAGCCGCGACCAGTTTCGTGTTCCCGCAGCAGGTGATGCAGGTGGACACGCCGATCGGCAGCAAGGACATCTTCATCAACATCCGGGCCAAGGATCCGATCACCGGCACGATCGACCCCGAGACGGGCGAGGTCCACATCAACACCTCGCTGACGATCCAGCTGACTAGCAACGACAACATCGTCGCGCTGGGCAACAACTGTTACGTCGGCAGCCCATCCAGCCCGATCCCGTTCAGCGCGACCGCCCTGCCGGACGACAGCAAGGGTATCCACTACGACCAGTACAGCGGCGAGACCACGGTGGTCGACGACACGATCGCGATCCCGGCCGCCAGCGGCTGCCCGACCATCCTCGGCAACAACGTCAACGACATCGTAAACAGCGAGCTCGGCCTGCCCTCGGCCTCCGGCCAGAACGTGGTCCGGTTCGCCCTGCGGTTCAATCCGGCTCCACACGGCCCCACCTGGATCGACCCGAACGGGCCCGGGCACATTGACCCGGTGATCGTCAACGACACCAAGGTCCAGACCAAGCCCGGTCTTGAGCAGCGCTCCTGGCTGGAGAGCTTCGCGATCAGCAACGGCACCACCGCCGGCCGCAACGGCAACACGGTCAGGGTCTCGCTGCTGGTCAAGCACGACCCCGGTCGCAGCGTCACCGGACTGAAGATCGACGACGACTGGAACGGAAGCGAGGACTCGACCGCCAAGCCGGTCAAGCCCGTGACCACCCAGCAGCCGGTGGTGCAGGGTGGTTTCAACTACTCCCGGGTCAGCTTCTCGTACCTGGCTCCGCAGGCGGGGATGAACATCGCCTGTGATCCGAACATTTTCGCCGCCGTCGGTGACATGAGCGTCACCCGGGACATCAGCGTCCGCGCGGTGCTCGATGACGCCACCGAGTCCGAGGCCTCGGCCACCAAGGTCCGGATCGTGCGGGAAGACTGCAACAACCACCGGGACATCCCGATGATCTACGACCAGGTCCAGAACACCCCGACCCCGGTCGGTGGATTCAAGCCCGGCGACACGATCAACTTCGGCTTCAAAGGCGACGACACCGACGGCAACACGGCCACCTACTCGAACCGGTTCGCGGGGTTCAACTACCGGTTCCGCAACCTGGATACGGGACAGATCGCCGGAGCCGGCGCCTACTGCGCCCCCGGCAATGACAACCAGGACGGGGTCGCACAGTCGGTCAACAGTGGCAACGCCACGGCACCCGCCCGCGGACGCTGGGTGATGGAAGCCGAACTCCTCAGCCGGCCGTACCCGCTGGGCAATGGATGCATCTTCGAGAGCAACCCGGATGACGGCGGCTGGGGCGACGGCAGCCGCCACTGGCTCTGGATCGGTGCGATCGACGTGAACTCGCCCCAGGAATCGGGTGGTGATTTCAGTCCCAGCGTGACCCTCAACGTTCCGGCCCGTCCGGGCGTGGATGGATCACTCCCGGTTTCGGTGGCGACCAGCGACAGCTTCGACGCCCTGGCCGGCGGCAAGACATCGTGGATCGAGTGGGACCTCGACGGCGACAATCTGAACGGTGTCGACGGCTTCGAGACCGCCCGCCTTGGCGACAGCCGGACCGGGATGAGCCCGGGCCAGAACCAGATCCTGCTCGACACCTCGGCCAAGTCACCCGGGATCTACCCGGTGCGGGTCAGGGTCGGGGACAACGGTGCGCTGGGCGGGGCCGACGACATCCGCCGCACCACCGTCTCGGACACCAAGAGCTACATGGTCAACACCCCGCCGACCGCCCAGGACCTGTCGGTGACCACCGAGTACGGCAAGTCGGTCGCGACTCCACTGGTTGCGGGTGACACGAACGCGGACAACTCCCATGATCCGCTGACCTGGTCGCTGGTGAACCCGCCGGCCCACGGCTACCTGGCCGGGGAGTGGCCGAACCGGTCGTACCACCCGGATGGTGGCTTCTCCGGACCAGACAGCTTCACCTACCGGGTGAACGACGGCTTCGGCGGCAGCGCCACGGCCACGGTCAGCATCACTGTCCAGGCCAAGCCGGCCGACCCGGTCGATCCGGAGCCCGACCCCGACAATCCGAAGCGGGACCACCTCGAGGCAGCCTTCCCCGAGGGACGGATGAACCTGAACGAGGCGGGCGGCCCCTCAACCTCCGGGATCAAGGTGGTCGACTCGGCGATCAACGACGCGCCGGTCACCTTCAAGACCGAGTACTGGAACAGCCAGACCGGTGAGATCAACGCTCCGGCGTCCGACTTCAGCTTCCCGTCGAAGTCGGTCCAGTTGAGCGTCACCGAGCCGATCCCGCTCGATCTCGACGTGAAGATCGAGTTCGGAGCGCTCGGAAACATCACCGGCAACTACAACCAGACCACCGGGGCGATGAGGCTCAACCTCAACGCTCACGCCCTGATCACAATCACCGCCGGGGGTGGAAACATCCAGGTGATGACCTGTGATGTGACCCCGATCCCGCTCAGTTTCATCTCGAACGGGGCGGATCTGGTCGATCCGGGCGAGACCGGAAAGCGCCCGCCGAAGAACTGGAAGGCGGCTGCCTTCTCACCGCCGGCCCGGGACGGCGCGGTCACCTCGCTCTGGAACTCGCTGCCGGCCTCAACCCCGCTCAGCGAGCCCCTGAAGCCGACCGCGAGCTGCGGCGGCACCCTGGACGCGATGATCGGCGGCAAGGGCGGCTTCTGGCTCGGAGGCAAGGTCAAGGTGGCCGGCACCACCGGCCCGGGCAAGACCCCGCAGCCGACCGCCAGCACCGCCGTGTTCGACGGCAAGCGGCTGCATGTACGGCTCAAGTGCGGGCCGCAGTACCGCCCGAGCTGCAACATGACCGCGGCCCCGGTGACCGGCAAGGACCGCAAGGTCAAGAAGGTCCGCAAGGGCAGGAAGACCGTGAAGGTCATCAAGGGCAAGCCGATGGCCAAACCGCTCCGGAAGAAGATCAAGGCCGGCAAGTGGATCAAGGTCACCTTCCTGATCAAGCCGAAGTACCGGGCGAAGGTCAGGGCGATGTCGAAAAAGAAGAGCAAGCAGCTCTACGTCCAGCAGAAGATCCGCTCGAAGAAGATCGGCAGGAAGAAGTTCAAGGGCAAGAAGCCCCGGATCGTCTACCACCGGTACAAGGTGCGATCCGCCGGCTGAGCCCAACCGCCAGGACCCACGAGAAAGGCCCCTCCACGGGGCCTTTCTCTTTGGTCGGGCGCCGGGACGTGCGTCCGACGGGGCCTCGGGTCCGGGTCGGGAACGGGACGATCTTCCCCGGTGAAATGTGATCTCGTCACAGTTGAATGCGATACGACATCGATTCATGTAACATAGTCCGCCTCAAATTTTCCGCAACTTTTCTGTACCCCGGTGTTTGGACGTTGGAGTACTTGGGAAAGCGGGACGGGGAGCCGGTCTCCTCGCGACAACAACGTTACGAGAGGATCGACTGTTTCATGGATGACACCAGGACCCTTGCGCGCTTTTCGGCCTTCACAGGCCCGCTGGCCGCGCTGATCGCCCTGTTTCTGATCGGGATCGCCACGCTGGCCTCGGCCTCCGCGGCCGACGCGGCCGTGGTCGCCAACCCGGACAAGAGCCCCTTCAAGGCCACCATCGGTGGTGGCCAGCTCAAGGTGAACACCAAGCTCGACATGGACATCGGCACGATGAGCCCCTCCCCGACCCTCGAGAACGTGATCCTCGACGCGGACGGCAACCTCTCCGCCCCGGCCGCGGGGCTCAAGTTCCCGAAGCAGGTGATGCAGGTAAGCACCCCGGTCGGCACCAAGGACATCTTCATCGACATCCGGGCAAACGACCCGATCACCGGCACTCTCGACCCGAGCACCGGTGAGGTTCACATCAACACCAACCTGGTGATCCAGCTGACCAGCAACGATTCGATCGTGGCCCTCGGCAGCAACTGCTACGTCGGCAGTCCATCCAACCCGATTCCGTTCCATGCCTCGGCCCTGCCGGACGACAGCAAGGGAGTCCACTACGACCAGTACACCGCCGAAGCCACGGTGGTGGACGACACCCTCACGATCCCGGCCGCTTCCGGCTGCCCGACCATCCTCGGCAACAACGTCAACACGATCGTCAACGGGGAACTGAACCTGCCCTCGGCCTCCGGACAGAACGTGGTCCGGCTGGCGATGCGCTTCAGGCAGCAGGCTCCCCGAGGCGAGAACTGGGTGGACCCGAACGGCCCCGGGCACATCGATCCGGTGATCGTCAACGACCAGACCGTGAACATCCCCGGGATCGGAGACATGCGTT includes these proteins:
- a CDS encoding Ig-like domain-containing protein; the encoded protein is MLVAFLVVGAVLIGFSSPADAADPVVNPGSNFKATVSGGQLKVNTKLDLDVGTMSPAPRIDDITVDANGNLSAAATSFVFPQQVMQVDTPIGSKDIFINIRAKDPITGTIDPETGEVHINTSLTIQLTSNDNIVALGNNCYVGSPSSPIPFSATALPDDSKGIHYDQYSGETTVVDDTIAIPAASGCPTILGNNVNDIVNSELGLPSASGQNVVRFALRFNPAPHGPTWIDPNGPGHIDPVIVNDTKVQTKPGLEQRSWLESFAISNGTTAGRNGNTVRVSLLVKHDPGRSVTGLKIDDDWNGSEDSTAKPVKPVTTQQPVVQGGFNYSRVSFSYLAPQAGMNIACDPNIFAAVGDMSVTRDISVRAVLDDATESEASATKVRIVREDCNNHRDIPMIYDQVQNTPTPVGGFKPGDTINFGFKGDDTDGNTATYSNRFAGFNYRFRNLDTGQIAGAGAYCAPGNDNQDGVAQSVNSGNATAPARGRWVMEAELLSRPYPLGNGCIFESNPDDGGWGDGSRHWLWIGAIDVNSPQESGGDFSPSVTLNVPARPGVDGSLPVSVATSDSFDALAGGKTSWIEWDLDGDNLNGVDGFETARLGDSRTGMSPGQNQILLDTSAKSPGIYPVRVRVGDNGALGGADDIRRTTVSDTKSYMVNTPPTAQDLSVTTEYGKSVATPLVAGDTNADNSHDPLTWSLVNPPAHGYLAGEWPNRSYHPDGGFSGPDSFTYRVNDGFGGSATATVSITVQAKPADPVDPEPDPDNPKRDHLEAAFPEGRMNLNEAGGPSTSGIKVVDSAINDAPVTFKTEYWNSQTGEINAPASDFSFPSKSVQLSVTEPIPLDLDVKIEFGALGNITGNYNQTTGAMRLNLNAHALITITAGGGNIQVMTCDVTPIPLSFISNGADLVDPGETGKRPPKNWKAAAFSPPARDGAVTSLWNSLPASTPLSEPLKPTASCGGTLDAMIGGKGGFWLGGKVKVAGTTGPGKTPQPTASTAVFDGKRLHVRLKCGPQYRPSCNMTAAPVTGKDRKVKKVRKGRKTVKVIKGKPMAKPLRKKIKAGKWIKVTFLIKPKYRAKVRAMSKKKSKQLYVQQKIRSKKIGRKKFKGKKPRIVYHRYKVRSAG
- a CDS encoding AMP-binding protein, whose protein sequence is MNAQSISRKVADSAFELRVMRDTGMIGGLRPDRAARVLATLRRGGATPASAIRIARIKRPDSEYIVDEIGSLTFAEVDRRTNALARAFAARGVEPGERIALMCRNHRGFIESNLAASKLGATVIFLNTMFSGPQLAEVVEREDPKLLVADEEFSGLLSGIPETVTRVCGFAERRDTGRIPDRFVAGLDQLIAGEDDSDLPLPDRASRYVILTSGTTGTPKGAQRSSPEGLGMFLALLDRVPHRSGQTMVMAAPMFHSWGFINSVIGLSLGARLVMDRRFDPARTMELVDRHRAEVLVAVPVMLQRILELDEEDSRDFRAGQLRITTLSGSALPGGLATRWMDRYGDNLYSLYGSTEVAFASIAGPEDLRDDPATAGWIPRGTTIRLVGDDGREVARGETGRIFISNEMVFEGYTGGKDKERLDGFVSSGDIGHFDQSGRLVIDGRDDEMIVSGGENIFPAEVEDLIAGHIEVEEVAVIGVEDERFGQALRAFVVLRRQGGIDEPGIRSFVKANLASYKTPRDVVFVAELPRNATGKIVKRELA